The Shewanella sp. KX20019 genome window below encodes:
- a CDS encoding GFA family protein, whose protein sequence is MATDILQRGGCLCGAIRYQLTAKPFAADFCHCRQCQQSTGSVLYQLH, encoded by the coding sequence ATGGCAACAGATATCCTACAACGAGGCGGATGCCTTTGCGGCGCAATACGCTATCAGTTAACTGCAAAACCCTTTGCAGCAGATTTTTGTCACTGTCGCCAATGTCAGCAGAGCACAGGTTCGGTGTTATACCAATTGCATTAA
- a CDS encoding GFA family protein, which translates to MPFALNVSHPAGSAHAFHFCFALTYKGITILSSMRIELKSVSASELTTYLMQLVLGAWMDFNIEEVNWLSGSVTEFQSSECVRRGFCHHCGSALTFRDTRYPDYLTLAIVSLDTPNTVQPSYHIHTDSQLTWLSLSDSCTRYPQSKT; encoded by the coding sequence TTGCCATTTGCTTTAAACGTCAGCCACCCTGCGGGAAGCGCTCATGCATTCCACTTCTGCTTTGCATTGACTTACAAGGGAATAACCATTCTCTCGTCAATGCGCATTGAATTGAAAAGCGTGAGCGCTTCTGAATTGACTACATACTTAATGCAATTGGTATTAGGTGCTTGGATGGATTTCAATATCGAGGAGGTCAATTGGTTATCGGGCTCTGTCACTGAGTTTCAATCGTCAGAATGTGTTCGACGTGGTTTTTGCCACCACTGCGGCTCAGCATTAACCTTTAGAGATACTCGTTATCCCGATTACCTCACCTTAGCCATTGTCTCCCTTGATACGCCAAACACAGTTCAACCCAGCTACCATATTCACACCGACAGTCAGTTAACGTGGCTCAGTCTAAGTGACAGTTGCACTAGATACCCTCAGTCGAAAACCTAA
- the cysK gene encoding cysteine synthase A: protein MSKIFEDNSQTIGNTPLVRLNRVSNGNVLAKIEARNPSFSVKCRIGSNMIWDAEKKGILTQDKELIEPTSGNTGIALAYVAAARGYKLTLTMPNTMSLERRKLLKALGANLVLTEGAKGMKGAIDKAEDIRQSAPEKYVLLQQFNNPANPEIHEKTTGPEIWNDTDGEVDVIVAGVGTGGTITGVSRYIKNTQGKAITSVAVEPVDSPVIAQTLAGQTVQPGPHKIQGIGAGFIPGNLDLELIDRVEAVSNEDSIKMAHRLMQEEGILVGISSGAAVVAANRIAALPEFEGKNIVVVLPSAAERYLSSVLFQGEFSDAENVQ, encoded by the coding sequence ATGAGCAAAATTTTTGAAGATAATTCACAAACAATTGGCAACACACCACTTGTCCGTTTAAACCGTGTTAGCAATGGGAATGTTCTTGCTAAAATTGAAGCACGTAACCCAAGCTTTAGTGTCAAGTGCCGCATAGGTTCGAATATGATTTGGGATGCCGAGAAGAAAGGCATATTGACTCAAGACAAAGAACTTATCGAACCGACATCGGGCAACACCGGTATTGCGCTTGCTTATGTTGCTGCAGCAAGAGGCTATAAGCTGACGTTAACCATGCCTAATACCATGAGTTTAGAGCGTCGTAAACTGCTTAAAGCACTGGGTGCTAACCTAGTGTTGACTGAAGGTGCCAAAGGCATGAAGGGCGCTATCGATAAAGCCGAAGATATCCGCCAGTCAGCACCTGAAAAGTACGTACTATTGCAGCAGTTTAATAACCCTGCAAACCCGGAAATTCACGAGAAAACGACCGGACCTGAAATTTGGAATGATACCGACGGAGAAGTCGATGTTATCGTAGCAGGTGTTGGTACGGGTGGGACAATTACTGGTGTGAGCCGTTATATTAAGAACACCCAAGGTAAGGCAATTACCTCTGTTGCTGTTGAGCCAGTTGATTCACCTGTCATCGCGCAAACGCTTGCAGGGCAAACGGTACAACCTGGCCCCCATAAAATTCAAGGTATCGGTGCTGGATTCATTCCAGGCAACTTAGATCTTGAACTTATTGACCGTGTTGAAGCCGTTTCCAATGAAGATTCGATTAAAATGGCACACCGTCTTATGCAAGAAGAGGGGATCTTGGTTGGGATCTCATCTGGTGCTGCTGTTGTTGCTGCGAATCGCATCGCTGCATTACCAGAGTTTGAAGGTAAGAATATTGTTGTTGTACTGCCATCAGCAGCAGAGCGCTATCTTTCTTCAGTGCTGTTCCAAGGCGAATTTAGTGACGCTGAAAACGTGCAGTAA
- a CDS encoding DUF1538 domain-containing protein has translation MEMLSKVLETLLLTARDVIPIAVILFGFQLGVLKRPIANWRRVAVGFVYVILGLSFFLVGLELALFPIGEAMAEQLTSASFIHADDPSVSVNVWQDYYWVYIFAAAIGFSTTIAEPSLIAVAIKANEVSGGSISIQGLRISVAIGVAFGISLGCFRIVVGDPIHYYIMAGYIIVVIQTFYAPKMIVPLAYDSGGVTTSTVTVPLVAALGLGLATNVDGRNPLIDGFGLIAFASLFPMITVMGYAQLVEYKNRTQKERNNAL, from the coding sequence ATGGAGATGTTGAGCAAAGTACTAGAGACCCTGTTGTTAACTGCACGTGACGTTATTCCAATTGCCGTCATCTTGTTTGGCTTTCAACTCGGAGTATTAAAAAGGCCAATCGCCAATTGGCGCAGAGTTGCCGTAGGCTTTGTTTATGTCATTCTAGGCTTAAGCTTCTTCTTAGTTGGGCTTGAGCTAGCGCTATTTCCCATTGGGGAGGCGATGGCAGAGCAGCTTACCTCTGCATCGTTCATTCATGCCGACGACCCGTCTGTCAGCGTTAACGTTTGGCAAGATTACTATTGGGTATATATTTTTGCTGCCGCGATAGGGTTTAGCACTACGATTGCTGAGCCTTCACTAATCGCCGTGGCGATTAAAGCTAATGAAGTCTCTGGTGGCAGTATTAGCATTCAAGGATTGCGGATCTCTGTCGCTATCGGAGTCGCTTTTGGCATCTCACTTGGCTGCTTTCGAATAGTGGTAGGTGATCCTATTCATTACTACATCATGGCAGGCTACATTATTGTGGTTATCCAAACCTTTTATGCGCCAAAAATGATCGTGCCGCTGGCCTATGACTCCGGCGGCGTGACCACATCAACAGTTACCGTACCGTTAGTTGCCGCACTTGGCTTAGGCTTGGCGACCAATGTTGATGGTCGTAACCCATTAATTGATGGGTTTGGACTTATTGCCTTCGCCAGTTTATTTCCGATGATCACCGTAATGGGTTATGCCCAGTTGGTTGAATATAAAAATAGAACTCAAAAGGAGCGAAATAATGCGCTTTAA
- a CDS encoding methyltransferase, whose amino-acid sequence MPFYRSPLSISAFDAKFEAQKIAFAPISFQVARCLLKFNLLQLISDCGAKGCSVNALARQSELSEYAVGVLVDMGLSMGLLYLNDDAYVLDKIGHFLLHDDMARTNLNFTHDVCYQGLFELEASLLEGKPKGLASLGDWQTIYPGLSLLPDEIKKSWFEFDHFYSDHAFESLLPLIFKAKPKHIIDVGGNTGKWALACTGFNSQVTITIMDLPGQLKVAMENAHNAGVAKRVTAFATDLLDEAKPFCEHGDLYWMSQFLDCFSETEILSILQRAASVMRRDSELCILETFWDRQPFEAGAFCVNATSLYFTAIANGNSRMYHSKTLLKLISQAGLFIDEDIDGIGLGHTLLRCKLKP is encoded by the coding sequence ATGCCTTTTTATCGTTCCCCACTTTCAATCAGTGCTTTTGACGCCAAGTTTGAAGCGCAAAAAATTGCTTTCGCTCCAATCAGCTTTCAGGTTGCACGCTGCCTACTAAAATTTAACCTATTACAGCTTATTTCTGATTGTGGTGCAAAAGGCTGTAGTGTAAACGCTTTAGCAAGGCAGTCCGAATTGTCTGAGTATGCCGTTGGCGTGTTAGTTGATATGGGACTAAGCATGGGTCTGTTATATCTCAACGATGATGCCTATGTACTCGATAAAATAGGTCATTTCCTACTGCATGACGATATGGCAAGAACCAACTTAAACTTTACCCATGATGTGTGCTATCAAGGCCTGTTTGAATTGGAAGCTTCACTTCTAGAAGGCAAACCTAAAGGGTTAGCATCGCTGGGTGACTGGCAGACTATCTATCCCGGTTTAAGTCTATTACCCGACGAGATAAAGAAGAGTTGGTTTGAGTTTGATCATTTCTACTCAGATCACGCATTTGAATCTCTATTACCTCTGATTTTTAAAGCAAAACCAAAGCATATCATTGATGTGGGTGGTAACACTGGTAAATGGGCATTAGCGTGTACAGGTTTCAATAGCCAAGTAACCATCACCATAATGGACTTGCCAGGGCAACTAAAAGTGGCGATGGAAAATGCTCACAATGCCGGTGTTGCAAAGCGCGTAACAGCTTTCGCGACGGATCTGCTCGATGAGGCCAAGCCATTTTGTGAACATGGCGACCTGTATTGGATGAGCCAGTTTTTAGATTGCTTTTCCGAAACTGAAATTCTCAGTATTTTGCAACGAGCAGCATCTGTTATGCGTAGAGACAGTGAGCTGTGTATTTTGGAGACCTTCTGGGATCGCCAACCCTTCGAAGCTGGCGCCTTTTGTGTCAATGCAACCTCTCTCTATTTTACTGCGATTGCCAACGGTAATAGTCGTATGTATCACAGTAAGACCTTGCTAAAGCTCATCAGCCAAGCCGGACTTTTTATCGACGAGGATATTGATGGCATTGGCCTAGGACACACTTTGCTGCGCTGTAAGCTAAAGCCTTAG
- a CDS encoding efflux RND transporter permease subunit: MIAFFVRHPTATHLLMLALIILGIKALPELKRETFPEFSPNYISARVVLPGASPQDVEENLCLRMEDAIDSLGSIVETKCDALEGVAQMTLKLDDKADLGRYLVDVQTKISSIKDFPAEIEPPIVEEFNFNEPIIDIALSASTSKPELKAYAEDFKRRLKLDTSIRQVEIAGFSQHQLLVEISLDALKRLGMTVADVASQIEQQNVQLPSGTLETVSKNILIRFDQREVEVDKLADIVIRSNADGGVVRLRDVAKLTDRFELDEDHVRFDGEPAAILTVFKNKSQDSLRLKEEVMDFLEAEKLRIPDGVNISTSNDMSSLLWDRLTMLLKNGWQGVLLVFLCMWLFFSFRYSFWVAMGLPVAFMGSLFFMAQVGLTINIMTLVAFLMAIGIMMDDAIVIAESIASHIERGLDKTEAVIQGVKRVLPGVISSFLTTVFIFSSIAFMEGDMGKVLRVVPQTLLLILTVSLVEAFLVLPNHLAHAAKGKDRETSRFKAEFNRRFEHFRTVNLVAAVEWVIAWRYAFMGAVISLLLLSVSLAAGGMVKFIAFPELDGDVVEARIILPPGSTLAQTDRVVAKIVSAAQLLNEKYSKNEDGQQLIQHITQRFNFNSDANESGAHVATVKVDLLSAEVRRTLINTFIREWEQGVGELADPIAIVYKQPSMGPAGRAIDIRLRGDDLHQLKLASIDVQQYIGGFNGVSGVMDSMRPGKSEILMTLKPGAEAFGVNGMMLASQLRGAYFHHTAEYIQVGPESIRIDVQLDKSDAAKLENLANFPITLNATGEQVPLSAVADFAWQRNYVKISRLDGMRFVTITGEVDTHLANAGEINNAFQEELLPQLLKRYPEVRVSFEGEVKESATTQNSMVSGFILGLLGVFAILSLQFKSYLEPLVVMAVIPLGLIGVFWGHLLLGFSMSMPSIMGFVALAGVVVNDSILLVQYIRFHVEEGQSVHEAVVSASKERFRAVFITSLTTAAGMLPLLLETSIQAQVLQPLVISMVFGIFASTALVLFMVPACYAILEDFGKVSFSNKNNELKA, encoded by the coding sequence ATAAAAGCTTTACCCGAGTTAAAGCGTGAAACATTTCCTGAATTTTCGCCAAATTACATCAGTGCTCGAGTGGTGTTACCTGGCGCCTCACCACAAGACGTTGAAGAGAATCTTTGCTTACGAATGGAAGATGCGATCGACAGTCTTGGGAGTATTGTTGAAACCAAATGTGACGCATTAGAGGGCGTTGCCCAGATGACGTTAAAGCTGGATGATAAAGCTGATTTAGGGCGCTACCTAGTTGATGTTCAAACCAAGATATCATCAATAAAAGATTTTCCGGCGGAGATTGAACCGCCCATTGTTGAGGAGTTTAATTTTAATGAGCCGATCATCGATATCGCACTGTCAGCATCAACGAGTAAACCGGAGCTGAAAGCCTATGCTGAAGATTTTAAACGGCGATTAAAGCTTGATACCAGTATCCGTCAGGTTGAAATCGCAGGATTTTCTCAACATCAGCTACTGGTCGAGATCTCGCTTGATGCACTCAAGCGTTTAGGAATGACTGTGGCCGATGTTGCCAGTCAGATTGAACAACAAAATGTGCAGTTGCCTAGTGGTACGCTGGAGACCGTCAGTAAGAATATTTTAATAAGATTTGATCAGCGAGAAGTTGAAGTCGATAAACTCGCTGATATCGTGATCCGCTCTAATGCCGATGGCGGAGTGGTACGTTTGCGAGATGTCGCCAAACTGACCGATAGGTTTGAGTTAGATGAAGATCATGTGCGTTTTGATGGCGAACCCGCAGCAATTTTGACCGTGTTTAAAAATAAATCACAGGACTCTCTGCGCCTAAAAGAGGAGGTGATGGACTTTTTAGAGGCAGAAAAGTTACGCATACCAGATGGGGTCAATATCAGTACGTCCAATGATATGAGCTCGTTACTGTGGGATCGTCTTACCATGCTGCTCAAAAATGGCTGGCAAGGAGTGTTGCTGGTCTTTCTATGTATGTGGTTGTTTTTTAGCTTTCGCTATTCGTTTTGGGTGGCTATGGGTCTACCTGTTGCCTTTATGGGCAGCCTATTTTTTATGGCTCAAGTGGGTTTGACTATTAACATTATGACTCTGGTGGCCTTTCTGATGGCTATCGGGATCATGATGGATGATGCCATCGTTATAGCCGAATCGATTGCATCGCATATAGAGCGAGGGCTAGATAAAACAGAAGCGGTGATCCAAGGGGTTAAGCGAGTGTTGCCAGGGGTTATCTCCTCCTTTTTAACCACAGTGTTTATCTTTTCGAGTATCGCTTTTATGGAAGGCGATATGGGTAAGGTACTCAGAGTTGTTCCACAAACATTGTTGCTTATTTTAACAGTTAGTTTGGTAGAGGCGTTTTTGGTTCTGCCGAATCATTTGGCCCATGCTGCGAAAGGGAAGGATCGTGAAACCAGTCGCTTTAAAGCCGAGTTTAATCGCCGTTTCGAGCACTTTAGAACCGTCAACCTCGTTGCCGCCGTGGAGTGGGTTATTGCTTGGCGCTATGCATTTATGGGCGCGGTCATTAGTTTGTTGTTGCTATCGGTATCGTTAGCGGCGGGTGGAATGGTTAAGTTTATTGCATTTCCGGAGCTTGATGGCGATGTTGTTGAGGCGCGAATTATTTTGCCACCAGGCTCTACACTCGCACAAACAGACCGTGTGGTTGCTAAGATAGTCAGCGCTGCGCAGCTGCTAAATGAAAAGTACAGCAAAAACGAAGATGGTCAGCAGTTAATACAGCATATTACGCAGCGGTTTAACTTTAATAGCGATGCCAATGAGAGCGGGGCACATGTCGCGACGGTTAAGGTTGACCTTCTCAGTGCAGAAGTTCGGAGAACACTGATTAACACCTTTATCCGCGAATGGGAGCAAGGTGTGGGTGAGTTAGCAGATCCCATCGCTATAGTGTACAAGCAGCCGTCAATGGGGCCAGCGGGCCGCGCGATAGACATACGCCTTCGTGGAGATGACTTGCATCAGCTTAAATTGGCGTCAATTGATGTGCAGCAGTATATTGGCGGTTTCAATGGCGTATCGGGTGTGATGGACAGCATGCGCCCTGGCAAGTCTGAAATCTTAATGACGTTAAAGCCCGGTGCTGAAGCTTTTGGGGTCAATGGCATGATGCTAGCGAGCCAATTGCGCGGTGCTTATTTTCATCACACCGCTGAATATATTCAAGTGGGACCTGAGAGTATACGGATTGATGTGCAGCTCGATAAGAGTGATGCAGCAAAACTAGAGAATCTGGCCAACTTTCCGATCACTCTGAATGCTACTGGTGAACAAGTGCCACTATCAGCAGTGGCTGATTTTGCTTGGCAGCGTAATTACGTCAAAATTTCACGTTTAGACGGCATGCGCTTTGTGACCATCACTGGTGAAGTCGATACTCACCTTGCCAATGCAGGGGAGATTAACAACGCATTTCAAGAGGAACTACTGCCCCAATTACTTAAGCGCTACCCTGAGGTGCGGGTGAGTTTTGAAGGTGAAGTCAAGGAAAGTGCAACCACGCAAAACTCTATGGTTTCAGGATTCATTCTGGGGCTATTGGGGGTATTTGCTATTTTGAGTTTGCAGTTTAAAAGCTACCTTGAGCCACTCGTGGTGATGGCCGTGATCCCGCTTGGGCTTATTGGTGTTTTCTGGGGCCATTTGCTGCTGGGCTTTTCCATGAGTATGCCATCGATAATGGGCTTTGTTGCATTGGCCGGTGTGGTGGTGAATGACTCTATATTGCTAGTGCAATATATTCGATTTCATGTAGAGGAGGGACAATCTGTGCATGAAGCTGTAGTGAGTGCTAGTAAAGAGCGCTTTAGAGCGGTGTTTATTACGTCGCTGACTACAGCGGCAGGTATGTTGCCCTTGCTACTTGAAACCAGTATTCAGGCGCAAGTATTACAGCCTTTAGTCATCTCTATGGTATTTGGTATTTTTGCCTCGACCGCGCTGGTGTTATTTATGGTGCCGGCCTGTTACGCAATACTCGAAGATTTTGGCAAAGTGAGTTTTAGTAATAAAAATAATGAGCTAAAAGCATAA
- a CDS encoding TetR/AcrR family transcriptional regulator, with product MLVPLTYVGRQASRSDGQSRRVEILEATLRLIVKEGVRGVRHRAVAAEAGVPLASTTYYFKDIKDLISDALTFFAEKTLWMNKALEDQSYQLLNSMAEVSPSLPKVELQALIVARLSEFICAHIKEQLTHPDDRILENAFHEEALRNQQLASSIILLDETFLQSIKTFFSALGSKTSYEDAHQILAIIRLLEYQFSLRKRVDDSVLKSVVETTVNHIISAIKNPS from the coding sequence ATGCTCGTACCTTTGACCTACGTAGGTCGCCAAGCCAGTCGTAGTGATGGTCAGTCTCGGCGCGTCGAGATCTTAGAGGCGACGTTAAGGTTAATCGTAAAAGAGGGAGTTCGCGGCGTGCGTCATAGAGCTGTGGCGGCAGAAGCTGGAGTTCCTTTAGCTTCAACAACCTATTACTTCAAAGATATTAAAGATTTGATTAGTGATGCACTCACTTTTTTTGCTGAAAAAACCCTATGGATGAATAAGGCGTTAGAAGATCAAAGCTACCAGTTGCTAAATAGTATGGCTGAAGTGAGTCCAAGCTTACCTAAGGTGGAGTTACAGGCATTAATCGTTGCACGTTTAAGTGAGTTTATATGTGCACATATAAAAGAGCAGCTAACTCATCCTGACGATCGGATATTGGAGAATGCTTTTCATGAGGAAGCGTTACGTAATCAGCAACTTGCCTCGTCAATTATCCTACTTGATGAAACATTTCTACAAAGCATAAAAACATTTTTTAGTGCACTTGGCTCGAAAACTTCCTACGAAGATGCACATCAGATTCTGGCTATTATTCGATTACTAGAGTATCAATTTTCACTCAGAAAAAGAGTAGATGATAGTGTGCTAAAAAGTGTGGTAGAAACCACCGTTAACCATATTATCAGCGCAATAAAAAACCCAAGCTAA
- a CDS encoding P-II family nitrogen regulator, translated as MRFKLIIVFIDDACTDSILDAARSKGATGATVINHARGEGLKKQKTFMGLSLDIQRDVVLLLVEEHLSRTILETVNKVGGFDSDSGKGIAIQIDVEDAVGVAHQVQQLSHDIEDQI; from the coding sequence ATGCGCTTTAAACTCATCATTGTTTTCATCGATGACGCATGCACAGACTCGATTCTCGATGCTGCTCGCAGTAAAGGTGCTACGGGTGCCACTGTGATTAATCATGCTCGTGGTGAGGGGTTAAAAAAACAGAAGACTTTCATGGGATTGTCGCTCGATATCCAGCGCGATGTCGTTCTACTGCTGGTGGAAGAGCACCTTAGCCGCACCATTTTGGAAACGGTCAACAAGGTAGGTGGCTTCGATAGTGATTCAGGTAAAGGTATTGCTATCCAAATAGATGTAGAAGATGCCGTTGGTGTTGCGCACCAAGTACAACAGTTGAGCCATGATATTGAGGATCAGATATGA
- a CDS encoding CBS domain-containing protein, producing MKKPILVRNHDVMCQDYAMVDGLQTVAEAIEQAVSHKVNVLFVNKRHDDDEYGMVLMSDIAKKVLALDKAPERVNIYEIMVKPVLAVDGKMDVRYCARLFDRFGITKAPVVELGKIVGLVSYHDIVLKGMINKGV from the coding sequence ATGAAGAAGCCAATTTTAGTCAGAAACCATGATGTGATGTGCCAAGATTACGCCATGGTCGATGGTCTGCAGACAGTTGCAGAAGCTATCGAGCAAGCGGTTTCACATAAAGTGAATGTGTTGTTCGTGAATAAACGCCACGATGATGACGAATACGGCATGGTGTTGATGAGTGATATAGCTAAAAAGGTATTAGCGCTAGATAAAGCCCCAGAGCGAGTTAATATCTACGAGATCATGGTTAAGCCAGTACTGGCTGTCGATGGAAAGATGGACGTTCGATATTGTGCTCGTTTATTTGACCGCTTCGGAATTACCAAGGCGCCAGTAGTAGAACTGGGAAAAATTGTTGGGCTGGTGAGTTATCACGATATTGTGCTTAAAGGGATGATCAACAAAGGCGTCTAA
- a CDS encoding DUF1538 domain-containing protein produces the protein MASMMQLLKAMLNSFKDLIPIILVVSFFEIFVLHQAPDNLFSILIGLLFIIVGLTFFVFGLEMGLFPIGESLAQALARKGSVFWLVLFSFSLGFGTTLAEPALTAVANEAAEVAATAGAIEQNTASMDKYAMGLRLTVALSVGLAILLGVVRILKGWPIHYIIIGGYILVMVLTSFAPENIIGIAYDSGGVTTSTITVPLVTALGVGLASVIKGRNPMLDGFGLIAFASLMPMIFVLIYGMVVL, from the coding sequence ATGGCTTCAATGATGCAGTTATTAAAGGCGATGCTAAATAGCTTTAAAGATCTTATCCCCATTATTTTGGTGGTCAGCTTTTTTGAGATATTTGTTCTACATCAAGCGCCAGATAATCTTTTTTCTATTCTAATCGGTCTTCTTTTCATTATAGTTGGACTCACTTTCTTTGTGTTTGGCCTTGAAATGGGACTGTTTCCGATAGGCGAGTCTCTCGCGCAAGCGCTAGCAAGGAAGGGCAGTGTATTTTGGCTGGTGCTGTTCTCATTTTCGTTAGGTTTTGGTACCACACTAGCCGAACCCGCGCTCACCGCTGTGGCTAATGAAGCTGCTGAAGTAGCAGCTACAGCGGGCGCCATAGAGCAAAACACGGCTTCAATGGATAAGTATGCGATGGGGCTCCGGCTCACCGTGGCACTGTCAGTTGGGCTGGCCATTTTACTCGGCGTGGTAAGGATCTTAAAAGGCTGGCCAATTCATTACATTATTATAGGTGGTTACATCTTAGTGATGGTGCTGACCTCTTTTGCACCGGAAAACATCATTGGCATCGCTTATGATTCTGGCGGCGTTACCACTTCGACTATCACTGTGCCTTTAGTCACCGCCTTGGGCGTGGGGCTCGCAAGTGTGATTAAGGGGCGTAACCCCATGCTAGATGGATTTGGCCTCATTGCCTTCGCCAGTTTGATGCCGATGATATTTGTACTTATCTATGGAATGGTGGTGTTGTAA
- a CDS encoding TDT family transporter has translation MTVTNNTLRHRVSRLPSPMGGLALAIASLGWAWESMSPSIGGSAQLIGAAIASVLLLMLVAKFVLHPKVLITELSHPVIGSVIPTFAMGLMVISAAIGQYSHSLALTLWLCAIVIHLIFLSVFIYNRAVDFKLSHMVPSWFVPPIGIIVAAVSFPQSELFQVQNHWIANAILNFGMLSYLVMLPIMLYRLIFCEPIPDAAKPTIAILAAPASLSLAGYLTISEQPSIIIVGVLLTLALLMTSIIYLAFFNLLKLPFSPGYAAFTFPMVIGATALFKTVTWIMSTYGENSLSINLLLTAKFELIIATIIVIYVAVRYLSHYNKKVT, from the coding sequence ATGACTGTAACAAATAACACACTAAGGCACAGAGTGTCCCGTTTACCAAGCCCTATGGGAGGACTTGCATTAGCCATTGCAAGTCTGGGCTGGGCTTGGGAAAGTATGTCACCGAGCATTGGGGGGAGCGCGCAACTTATTGGTGCCGCTATTGCATCTGTTCTTTTACTTATGTTGGTTGCTAAGTTTGTTTTGCACCCTAAAGTACTTATCACCGAATTATCTCACCCTGTGATTGGTAGTGTGATCCCTACTTTTGCAATGGGGTTAATGGTGATTTCAGCTGCTATCGGACAATATAGCCACAGCCTAGCATTAACATTATGGCTTTGTGCTATCGTTATTCATCTTATCTTTCTCTCTGTGTTTATCTACAATAGAGCGGTCGATTTTAAACTTAGCCATATGGTTCCAAGTTGGTTTGTACCGCCGATTGGCATCATTGTGGCGGCGGTATCATTCCCACAAAGTGAACTATTCCAGGTGCAAAATCATTGGATTGCCAACGCGATTCTTAACTTTGGCATGCTAAGTTACCTCGTCATGTTACCCATTATGCTGTACAGACTTATTTTCTGTGAACCTATACCTGACGCAGCAAAGCCAACTATTGCAATACTGGCAGCACCTGCAAGTCTCTCGTTAGCAGGTTACCTCACGATATCAGAGCAGCCATCAATCATTATTGTCGGTGTATTACTGACCTTAGCATTACTAATGACCAGTATTATCTACCTTGCCTTCTTTAATTTATTGAAACTACCCTTCAGTCCAGGTTATGCCGCATTCACCTTTCCGATGGTTATTGGCGCAACAGCTTTATTCAAAACGGTCACTTGGATCATGAGTACTTACGGCGAAAACAGCCTTTCAATTAACTTATTATTGACAGCAAAGTTTGAGCTAATCATTGCAACCATCATTGTTATTTATGTCGCAGTGAGATATTTAAGCCATTACAATAAAAAAGTAACATAA